TTGCAGATGAGAAAGCGTacagataaaaagtgacagcagaAGTTTAGGAGGAGCTTACTGTTGACAATGCCGTATTTTTGAGCAATTAGTTTTGCCTGAAGACTCTTTCCGGAACCTGGGGGTCCAAACAGCAGGATTCTGGGAATGTAGGGTGAGGCAGAGTGATGTGGAGTATGGACATAGTTCAACACtgcaatataaatacaaaataatcaaataaatgcaaacattcaTGTGATATGTAACAATATGGTAGTGCAATATGGGTGGccaaattttttttctcattttcagtGAATGAAAGACAACATGTCAGGCAAATAAATGAGATTTtctattattctattctattagaaTCTATTATCTATTATTCTATATCTATTATTCAAGCTGAAAACTAAATGTAACTATCAGTGCCACTACAAATGCATTAATGATACAGTAACGTTCTAAATTGGAGGCAGCTTTGGCCAAATGGTAAGAAACATGGACTAGTTATagtaatggctgcccactgctccggctgtgtgttcacggtttgtgtgttcactgctgtgtgtgtgcactttggatgggttaaatgcagagcacgaattctgattatgggtcaccgtacttggctgaatgtcaagtcactttcacttttttttttttacatttgggaTTGGTcaggtttttaattaaattttttctctTATGAATGAcgaatctcttatgctcatcactGCTCTATTTATACAGTTACAaatacagtaattttgtgaaatatgattacaatattcCGAAGAAAAATGTCTTCCATGTCACATAATTATTCAGAAATAATATGCTGATGTGTGCTCAGGAAGCTCAgctcagttgtgctgcttaatatttttaatattaatatatttatatataatatatataaatatttttatatttttaggaaTTTGTGATGAacataaagttaaaaagaacagcatttatttcaaatgaccAGTATGCATTACAAAACATGTTTGTGTAACCAAACacagattaaatataattttctctAACCCTATGGTGATTGTTTACTGCTGTATCAtactttaatgcaaaacaacacaaTGCAGGCACAGACAGAGTCTAATGAATGTTTAACAGAGTAAGATAGATAATAGAGCACATTTGTGAGGCTGGTGATAGCCCATTCACTCAGATCATAAACAGAGATTGCCACTAAACCGAATATAAAGCCACTTGATTAATTAATCATTAGAGTCTTCCTTTCATGTCCATGGGGGCATTTGCTTGTAGTGTGACATCCACGTTGAAGCCATCTGTTTGCAGCTGGGTTTCTCTCACAACAATGCTGTTTGTCTGGAACCTGCACTGAGCTGCCATTCTAATGTGTGATGATTAACAGCAGCTTAATCATAACTAACGAGTCCCTCTCATCCAGCCCTTTATGCTGCAAATTGTTATACAACAGTATGATAAATGCTTAATATGCAAAACATGTTAATGCGCTAAAAGGCTAAGTCAGGGGGAAACTAGCAACGTTACAATCAAACTGCATGCTGAATTAGCGCTAATCGAGATTTAAGATGACAGTTATTGCTGTTTGTACCTCAGTATGGGTTTATGGCAGAGTTTatctcaaatatttatttaatgtcctCCATTTAAATGTATGAAGAAAATCAGGTGCAGTTAAATCAAGATTAAAGCATAATGGCACACTGTCCAAAATCTACAATTTACAAATCAAGCCCACAGCGCAAAACTATTAGGCCGGAGGGTTGCTTCCTTGATAGATACTCAATGGACCATTTTGGATTTAATACTTATGTGCCATGAGACTAAATAAGGCTTTAATTCGCCCCAGATAAGCCTAACTTCTatgagaaagcgagagagaaaaaaaaaagtccaaaactgaatttgaattccTCCCAGCTCATGTTTATGTAGCTTGAGCTGGCAAAATATTGTGAAAGTGATAGACAGACATTGGTTTATAACAAATCTCTCTTAAAGTGCTGCCCTTAATATTGAAAGACTGGCTATAAAATCCATACATACTCATTTGTATGATAAATATgcatctttgttattaaaaaactgTGGTATGAATTTCACAAAATGCTGTGAACCTGCCCAAATGCTACAGTCAAAGTGATGTATGCAAAGAGTGGTTTAAATATTCCCTGCCTAGCTCTACCTCATAACTAAAGGAAGGGAAGTGACAAAATTATTTTGTCAAGTTGAGCGATATAATATTTAGACAGGTTGTATTCAGATGGTTTTAATGTAATTGGCGAGGACCGCTTATCCCTGCCCAGGTTCTCATGGGATAGTCTGTGCCTGCAGAGCTGCCGGAGGCAACCTCCTCAACTGGCAGACTGCTTGACAAGCTGGTCAATCACTGCCTCTGAATGCAGCCGCTGCGCTACTGACCTCCGACCAATAGGGGCGGTAGATCTTGGTTCATCACAGTAGGTGAAATTAGTAGAAATGTTTAAAAAGCTCTAAATTTAACTCAGTGACCTACCTAAGCCTAATCTGCAGACATTTTTAAAGATACAGTCTATATTTTGAATTCAAACGATTTGATTAAATTAGCAACCAATGGAAAATACCACATAATATCAATTTCTTGCATCAAAGTTATTGATAACCAATAGTTTGACAAgaagatttaaagggatagccaAAATgctgccaaaaataaaaattctgtcaccatttacttacCTATatatatcattccaaacctgtatgactttctttagaacataaaagaaaataatttgagTAAAGTCTTTAaaacatcatcttttgtgttctgcagataaAAGTCATACAGTTCTGCAACAacaaaatgatgacagatttttcactTTTTGGgagaagtatccctttaatgcagaTGGATGGCCCTGGTACCAGACCAGGTAAAGGTGGTGAGGTTTACCCTGTGAGAAGACGTCTACATAGGGCTGGTCAGCATTGATGGTCTTCAGGCAGCTGTGGTATGTGCGCTTCAGAGCATGAGCTTCTGTGTGGAACTTCTGCAGCTTTTTGGCTATAAGAGCAGCTGGCATCAGTGTACTGGGTGTTTCTAAACGCTGCACAACCTCTTCACTTTCAGGCCACATGAAGGTGATGTGATATACATCTGAAACATGGAAAGGAAACGTGTGGGTAAGTTCACATTTTATACACCAGGGTATGTGATGTACTGAGTTGGAAATAttccaaaaatacaaatatacaaaaaacgTTATCAtagcatttattttgacagtgcatGTCCTAAAAAAGATCATACATAAACAAAAGGGAAAATGGCAATTATGGGAAAATAGTGCATTCGCACATCACAAATCTGCAGGGAGCTCTGGCTTTTGTTCATTACAGCTGGGCTTTCTGAAACCCTGAGGACACACTGGGCCCGTTTGGGATTCGGCAAACAGGTTGAGTGCTGTCAGGGTCCACAGATAATGAAAATCATTCTAACAAGGGTGCGTGTTGGCTACCTGTCTCCCAGTCCCACTCTCTGAACTAAGAAAAGAGTAATGATCATACAGACATTACCTCCTGTGACAGGGTCTATCCTCTGGCCCGAGCTCCTTTCAATCAGGACGACATCAGGAGCTTCCAGCATCACTGTGAGGAAAGAGTTAAAAGAAAGCGCTAGAGTTTGACACATCCTCAAGGGAGTGTTAGCGAGTCCGAGAGGGATATTCAGCCGATCTTATTATCGAGTCCTGATTCAAACCTCTTGTTTTTCAGTTGGGAACAACAATGTGTTTGGACAACATGCCACTAACCAACATGATCTGGAGTGATGCCTGCTTCTTGTAGATATAGTGCCTCTTCTTGAGTCTTGGGAATGGCTTCCAAAACCCATCCCTGGAAATACAATGTATATAATGCACATACTTCTCTTGAGAAGGAACAAATAATCTGCTGTAAACAATAATCTAACTCTGCTGGTGATACAAACGATGCTGACACCTTCTGCTATTAACACAGCTGAAACCTTGCATTttgtcataaacacacacacacacacacacgatttttctgttacatttctataaatgcaCTCGCTTTTCCCCATGGTCAGATACTGTGCTTAAATTGTTGTTTGAAATTGTTTTCATATAGGCAAAACAATATTCTTCCaggaaaaatactttaaaataaaaacaataataggcTTTGGGTGAATCATTTTATATGAATAATTCATATAAATTTGTGCCCTGAACCAGTCTaaataatgaatgtataaatTGTTGTATGAATAAGGAGTAAAACTGGCCCATATGGGGTCTCATGCAGGGAGGTAAATGGAGGGTTAAATCCATAAAAACCTCGAAAATGTACTTAATTCTCCAGCTCCTCTCCACACTTCTCACTTagcaataaaaataacataagaaGAAAGAAAACCGCATGCATATCATTCATTAGCAACAAATCCATAAAAGAAATCCTCCTCTCTAATAGTCTCCTAAATCCCAAGGCTTGCTGTGCAATGGTGCGGTAAAATAAAGAACAGTCAAAGAACCATCTCCCAAAAGTGCTTGTTAGGGGCCAACTTATTACTGCAGCgaataatcttaaaataaataaatatatgcaacaAACATTTATAGATCTAAGTATTATCAGAGGAGCTGTGGGTTTTTGCTGCTGAGTTTCGAGTGTCTGTTTGATAtcagtctttgtttttttaagctttgatctTTATTGCTTCACCTGATCTCAGTGCGCAAGTTTCCTCCCACTTACTGTCCCATTAAGCATTTGATTGCCTCTGTGGCTGGGAAGCCCATGAGCAGGGTCTGACTCACAGATTGCCTGAAAGGCCTCTAGCCTACACAATCTAATGGCATGAATATAGAAAAATACAGCGTAGATGTTGAGCAAACTACAGCCTGTTGAAGAACATATGtcagtacactcttaaaaataaaggttctttattgacatCTATAGTTCCTTAACAGTGGAGAAACGTTcttcacattttttacatttttcttcacactaagaaaaaaatcaAGTTCTTTACAAACTGTTCGAGGTTCTttttggaaccaaaaatggttctttaagaTCACTATTAAAACCCCCTCTTGGAACATTTATTGTTAAGAATGCAGTGAGGTGTCTTTAGTTTATTGGTGTGCAGCATTTTTAGAAGAGCATAGTGCAATCATATTTATCACAGAACACACAGACATCAGGTGAGGAGCAGATTATATAGAAATATTGCAACTGTAATCATTCAGAGGTTTGACAAGAAGACTGAGTTCAAACCTGCTTCAGTCAAACTtccgcacacacatacacactcactgcACACATTAACTCCAGCGCACACATACATCTGAACATAGAGCCCCACTGCGACTTGTTTCATTCCATTTCATCCTCACATCAAAAGAGGCTGTGGTGCTGTAGCAGTGGGCTCAGACAGAGACCCCAGGACTGAAACATCTGCAGTGAGGCCAGCTATCACAGGAGGGACATGCGTGGAGCAGATGTCACCAGCCAGCCCAACAGCAGGCAAGGCAGGAGAGCAGAGCAGAAGCGGCTCACAGACCCCAACACACAGCCCCCCCCAACACAATGGACTGACAATAAGACAGCATGACCGGCTACAAAACACTCCACTTGACTTTTACAGCTAGATCTCAATTAGTTGTTCACTTAGCTtagttaatttctttatttttgctcttttttaaatataaacacacacaaagtgaAGTAACTTGATATGTTGTCTTAAATGCAGTGTTCACTCAAGTCAAGTGAAAAACagcaagcatttatttatttttaagttaatttatatacactatcattcaaaagtttaaggtcagtaattcttaaaaacatttttaaccttatattcagcaagaatgcatgtAACAGTAATgattatacatacagtatatattactataatgttacaaaagatttctattgcagataaatgctgttcttttcgaCGTTcaattcataaaagaatcctgaaaaaaggtattttgctttcacaacaaTATTAGGGAACAAAACTGttttaaactttaatattaaaaatgataataatgataatttttcttgagcactaaatcggcatattagaatgatttctgaaggatcacgagACACTGAAggattgaaagtgaaagtaggTTGAAAATGCAGCTTagccaacacaggaataaattacattttaaaatataaatatatatatatatatatatatatatatatatatatatatatatatatataaaaatatatatatatatatatatgtatatatatatatatatatatatatatatatatatatatatatatatatatatatatatatatatatatatatatatattttttatttatttttttttttttttgtaataatatttcacaatattactgtttttattgcatttttgttcagataaatgcagccttggtgagcataagagacatgtttcaaaaatatatttgaaaaatcttactgaccccaaacttttgaaaagtagtgtatgATTGTCTTTAGCTGTTCAactaaatcatatttttattatatatgtctGTAACATGTCTGTAAATCATTATCCACATTGTGTGTTCTCAAAAAGTTTCAATATCATTTCAGCTTTCCTTTAGATTCCTCTTTTCTCCCTCAAAATAGAATTACAGACATTCAAACTGCATAACTTTATTTGGAAGCCTCATTAGGGATCCGGATGACTGTGACATGCGCCCCATGATCGttccttctttccttccttcctttactTTAGGGTCCATTTTTTTTCCAGGACTGAAAGGCACTCATTAAATTGACATTTTACTTTAAATCACTATTCATTACCTATGCTCCCTCGCTTCATTTTCCACAAGAGTACAAGTCTAAAGTTTTACAAACAGTAGCctcatgagagaaagagagagtgagggagaaagAATTAAGACAGCTTGAGAAGCAGTGACAGGCGGAGATGAACTAGATGACCTAGATTAGGCATGATTAACATTCATTGTTGCTTAATTTGGAAAAACAGGTAgacaagcaaacacacacacacgtaggcATCAGTGGCAGAGCAATTAAGCTTAGCTGTCTAGGCTCCAGCGGTGATGTGACATGTCAATCATTCCATTCTTTGGCCCATTTAAATGTGTGCGAAGCAAGAGACCATGAGATGAAGGCTCCTCATGGTGAGCCAGAGATGCTTTGTCAGATGTCTAAATCTACAGAGGAAAACCTCTACCTTAATCCTCTGGTCATATGCAGATCAGTCGGGAAgggaaataattaaataacctGATAAATACTATCAGACAGTTTGCCTGAAGGGATAAACATCCATTACTAGATTCAAAGCAGTCGCTAATCACAAACTACTGAGATTAAAAGGTGAAAGTTAAAGGATGCCAAGGCGAAAAAAAGTTTTGTGATGGGATTCTTGGCTGAGAAAAGCCATTTGCGGAGTTTAGTGAGGAATAAAAGGAGACGCTGTTTGGATTCGGACGATTTACATATTCCTCCATGAGGCCACACAGAAGAAACTGACACTTCAGAGAAAGACACGATCAGGGAGACCGTGATTGATTGTGTGATTTGATGGAGAGATGAAAGGAGGAATCAAAAGGGTGTGAGATCTGAGAGTGTGCACGAACGGACACCTCAGCAGTGAGGCTCTTATGTGGCATTAGTACTGAGATCACATGTAACTGGCAGCCggtgaggggcctgctgctgatGAAAGGTTTTCTCCAAGAACTCTCACCGGCAGTCTTGCATTCCCTGAGACCCCTCCCAGCAGTCCTCAAGGGAGGCGGAGAAACACACGTCTAATTTATCATTGAAGGTTGagtgtaaataaagaaaaaatacgaCAAATTATTTGGGCATCACACTTGTAAAAATATACGCAGTTCAAAACGCGGAGGTTACATGCAAGATCAGGATGAAATTATGTGTCTCTcgctttctttttttaactttttagacAAGTTGAGTAAACTGCTCAGTGTTCATTTTTCTAAATGAATTacataagaaaagaaaagtacaTTTGAAAAACAAGTCCTTACCCGTCGAATACAGTCTGGTTTTGATAGGCGTTGCTGAATCAGCTGGCTCCAGAGGTCTTTGGGAATCTTCTATCAGACCAACATTAACAAACATTTGAGATGGCTTTGCACCGATGGCCGACCAgtcaaatataaaaacagactACAGACTCTACAGACTCCTGTCATTTGTATGTTGATCAGACCAACACTGCATAGTAACATTAAATCACAgagattaaatgttttaatcaaatgtaataattaatactAACTGACTTCAAGTCAAACCCTTttacctaacctaacctaatagTTTAATAGAAATATAAAGCAACTGACTATTGTTATTTGTTTACTTCTAACATTAAACCTACCTGAGATATATCTGTTCTATGGTAAACAACTGTCCAACAAAACAATccaattattattaaacaaatacattcaAAAAGGCGGTTGAATCTCTAATTATTTATGACATCCTCTGCTGCTTTCATCTCACTCTCCTTTTGTGAATTTCGTGAAAATgataataattggaatcttttggATCGTTCCATTTTAAATTGAAGGCCATGGCGTGTTTAAGTGAGAGGATAATTAGAATAATTAAACCATTGGGAGGCACTTTTCTTAagcacatctctctctcttttctaatTTTATTCAACTCTCCTGATTTATCGACTAACTAGCCTGCATTGCCTTTGCATGATCAGACTTCAGACAAAATCAGTTCTGTGTCTTTACAATACCACAGAGACAAAAGTGTAGCGAACGCTGACAACATTACCTTTCCTActtgtacatttaaaatgaatatcaTGATCAAGGCACTCCAGACTAATTTTCCTTGAAGATACATTGTAATTAAGTAGTAACATGTTGTAACACACAAGCTTACAAGCAGATTCCCTAAAAGGCAAATATAGTCATAACAATCTATGGTAAACGGTATAGAAGTACATGTATTTTCAAGAGATTGATAAAGAGAAAGCCCACCTGTTTTTTGTCTTTGTACTGCCGTGCAGCTCTGCTTAGGTCACTGTCATCCTTTAAGATATCACTAAAAGTTACGTGACTAGCCTGTGTGTGCTCACACAACTTCTTAGCCTGCGACAAGACAAAAGAGGACGATCTGAAGCAacatataaaatgacaaaaatgaaaatactctgaACAAGTAAAGCTGTACAGATGATAGTAATGGGATCTCTGAGGCCTGACGCTGTCACTATGATGAATACATGATTGAAATGTAACTTTTGACAAGTTCACAAAGACACAAAGAGTTATTTACAGGAAGCACAACACTAACAATGCTGGAAGATgctttaaacatgaaaaatatacaCTAATTGTAATAAAGTTTAAATGGCAGAAATTAAATGAGCTACTCAATTTGGGACTTAAAATAATGCACTTACTATGGTTGTTTTCCCGGACGCTGGAGGACCCAGTAATATGATTCTTGGCACTGGAATAAATATGTTTGTTAAAATAATTCCCCAACACATTACTGAGGCAAGGCAACATTATAGTTACTTAAATCTAGTAATGTATTTCTAGTTGATATCAAAACGCTGGCAGTTAGTGTCATTCTATAATAATGTTAAACTGCCTTTTCATCTGAACAATGTTAAATAAGTTGGATATTTACAGCTTCACGTTACGCTTCTAATTTGATATTATGTACGACTGCGCCATCTTGTGGTAAAGAatgaaattcattcatttaatgaaTTGTTATAAGAATGTATTACCTTTATGAAGGTAATTTCGAAAATAAACAAAACCTGTAAATATTTATCAGTAGtgcaaatacagaaataaataataataattaaaaaaaacttaccaTCAAAACGGTCCCTTTTTAGGAAGTTAATCAGGTATTGAATGGGGTCCTCTGGTTTGTCCACCATCACATTTCTCACTAGTGTCtgcaaatgtataatttatttgatcaagattCCCTTAGAAACCATCACAAACTTACTAAACATTgtctaataaaatgtatatacctGGACCAGGTGAAATAAGTCATGTTTCTCTGCATAAATGGCCATCTGAGGAGGGATTCTGAGGGGCCTCACAGTCGCATCCATCACTGCAGTAACGTACACCACTCGACACAGAGCTCACTAAAGACTTGGAAATCTGCAAATAACtgtgaaaatttaaattatttcacaAAAAGAGAACTTCAAATCAATAAAAcgcataaaattgtattttatgagGCTAAACGTGTCCAAAGCGGGAAAAGACTCTTGAACTTATGTAAACTGAGGGCGGAGGTTTTAGTCAGTAACGTACCAAAAAGTATTACCAGTTAACAAACTAGGTTTTCGGACTGTCCCTTTAAACAGAACAAATGACGAAACTTTACATTGGTTTTCAGATGGAGCATTGGCTTGCCAACTGAAAGCCGTCTAACGTTACTCTTT
Above is a window of Carassius carassius chromosome 4, fCarCar2.1, whole genome shotgun sequence DNA encoding:
- the LOC132139708 gene encoding adenylate kinase 8 encodes the protein MDATVRPLRIPPQMAIYAEKHDLFHLVQTLVRNVMVDKPEDPIQYLINFLKRDRFDVPRIILLGPPASGKTTIAKKLCEHTQASHVTFSDILKDDSDLSRAARQYKDKKQKIPKDLWSQLIQQRLSKPDCIRRGWVLEAIPKTQEEALYLQEAGITPDHVVMLEAPDVVLIERSSGQRIDPVTGDVYHITFMWPESEEVVQRLETPSTLMPAALIAKKLQKFHTEAHALKRTYHSCLKTINADQPYVDVFSQVLNYVHTPHHSASPYIPRILLFGPPGSGKSLQAKLIAQKYGIVNICCGELLKAVSADESHMGELIKPYLESEQQVPSSIVLRILTERLSRMDCTTRGWVLHGFPQDVEQAEELQESNFIPNRVFFLEITDDIAIERVTLRGVDPVTGEWYHNIYKPVPGPEVQARLRFNPQHSEAQLLKRLKEYWNHTADLQAFYLQAVYINADQDPHTVFESLESRLVGRLPKVLSN